The proteins below are encoded in one region of Campylobacter rectus:
- the rbfA gene encoding 30S ribosome-binding factor RbfA, whose product MNPSEIKRLRTQSVLKELLPEALSTLEDELLRGLCVTDVECKKGRYDAFVYLDKMMFDEREQAYILDRLKRVSKHLQNHCMAAEGWYRAPNFHFKFDDRLEYQNHMDDLFEKISEDLNKNAKS is encoded by the coding sequence ATGAACCCCTCGGAGATAAAGCGCCTACGCACGCAAAGCGTATTAAAAGAACTGCTGCCCGAGGCTCTATCTACGCTTGAGGACGAGCTTTTGCGCGGGCTTTGCGTGACCGACGTCGAGTGCAAAAAGGGTAGATACGACGCGTTTGTATATCTTGATAAAATGATGTTTGACGAGCGCGAGCAGGCCTATATACTAGACCGTTTAAAGCGCGTATCAAAGCATCTGCAAAACCACTGCATGGCGGCTGAGGGCTGGTATAGAGCACCGAATTTTCACTTCAAATTCGACGACAGGCTCGAATACCAAAATCATATGGACGATTTGTTTGAAAAAATCTCAGAGGATCTAAACAAAAATGCAAAATCTTGA
- the rimP gene encoding ribosome maturation factor RimP, with product MQNLENLISQCGVQLYDVEVANENGRAIYRIYIAKPGGVNLDDCEKVSRLLSPIFDVEPPLSGDYVLEVSSPGLERKLEKPSHFISSVGELAKISAEVDGENKKLKGKILSADDDETSLESEGQILKIKIANIKKAKTYIEW from the coding sequence ATGCAAAATCTTGAAAATCTGATCTCGCAGTGCGGCGTGCAGCTCTACGACGTCGAGGTCGCGAACGAAAACGGCAGAGCCATTTATAGGATCTATATCGCAAAGCCAGGCGGCGTAAATTTAGACGACTGCGAAAAGGTTTCGCGCCTACTCTCGCCGATATTTGACGTCGAGCCGCCGCTTAGCGGAGACTACGTGCTAGAGGTTAGCTCGCCCGGACTTGAGCGAAAGCTAGAAAAACCGAGCCATTTTATCTCAAGCGTCGGAGAACTAGCTAAAATCTCAGCCGAAGTAGACGGCGAAAATAAAAAGCTAAAAGGCAAAATTTTATCCGCCGACGACGATGAAACCTCGCTTGAAAGCGAAGGTCAAATTTTAAAAATAAAAATCGCGAATATAAAAAAGGCAAAAACCTATATCGAGTGGTAA
- the accD gene encoding acetyl-CoA carboxylase, carboxyltransferase subunit beta has protein sequence MSFLDIFSKTRKQQSAPSEAPAHWVKCDSCHSLMYYKEVEANFNVCPKCGFHMRLAADKRIAMICDEGSFVELDTKLKPVDPIKFVDKKSYKKRISESEEKTGRSSAVICGEAKIDGMNVQLAVFDFRFMGGSLGSVEGEKIVRAVKRSLDKKQPLIIVSASGGARMQESTFSLMQMSKTSAALKLLDEAKVPYISVLTDPTMGGVSASFAWLGDIIIAEPGALIGFAGQRVIKQTIGADLPEGFQRSEFLLEHGLIDAIVERREHKQFLSDMIKLLLNNPVYSAKQPSAKSSDDEE, from the coding sequence ATGAGCTTTTTAGATATTTTCTCCAAAACCAGAAAGCAACAGTCCGCTCCCAGCGAGGCTCCGGCGCACTGGGTCAAATGCGACAGCTGCCACTCGCTGATGTATTACAAAGAGGTCGAAGCAAATTTTAACGTCTGCCCAAAATGCGGTTTTCATATGAGATTAGCTGCCGACAAGAGGATAGCGATGATCTGCGACGAAGGCAGTTTCGTCGAGCTTGATACCAAGCTAAAGCCCGTCGATCCGATCAAATTCGTCGATAAAAAATCCTATAAAAAACGCATAAGCGAAAGCGAAGAAAAAACGGGCAGAAGCTCGGCCGTGATCTGCGGCGAGGCTAAGATCGACGGCATGAACGTGCAACTGGCGGTGTTTGATTTTAGGTTTATGGGTGGGTCTTTAGGCTCGGTCGAGGGCGAAAAGATCGTGCGCGCCGTAAAAAGATCGCTCGATAAAAAACAACCTCTCATCATCGTCTCGGCTTCGGGAGGCGCCAGGATGCAGGAGAGCACGTTTTCGCTGATGCAGATGTCAAAGACCTCCGCCGCGCTAAAGCTGCTGGATGAGGCTAAGGTGCCCTATATATCGGTTTTGACCGACCCTACGATGGGCGGAGTGAGCGCGTCTTTTGCGTGGCTTGGCGACATCATCATCGCAGAACCCGGCGCTCTCATCGGCTTTGCCGGACAGCGCGTCATCAAGCAAACCATCGGAGCCGATCTGCCCGAGGGCTTCCAAAGATCGGAGTTTTTGCTGGAGCACGGCCTGATCGACGCCATAGTCGAGCGCAGAGAGCATAAGCAGTTTTTAAGCGATATGATAAAGCTACTCTTAAACAATCCCGTTTATAGCGCCAAGCAGCCGAGCGCCAAGAGTTCGGACGACGAGGAATAA
- a CDS encoding 23S rRNA (pseudouridine(1915)-N(3))-methyltransferase RlmH, whose protein sequence is MEISVFCIQKSKRENFENEIKDYAKMSSKFAKISDVVIFNDKIAKAQSKGREEALKAYDEVYEPNLNGFCVALDEAGREFNSEEFAKLISDKAQISFFIGGAYGLSQNFKQKADVVVSLSRMTMAHKIAKLMLYEQIFRALCINKGHPYHK, encoded by the coding sequence TTGGAAATTTCCGTGTTTTGCATCCAAAAGTCGAAACGTGAAAATTTTGAAAACGAGATCAAAGATTACGCGAAGATGTCATCGAAATTCGCCAAAATTTCAGACGTCGTCATCTTTAACGACAAGATCGCCAAAGCCCAAAGCAAAGGGCGAGAAGAGGCGCTAAAAGCTTACGACGAGGTTTATGAGCCGAATTTAAACGGCTTTTGCGTGGCGCTTGACGAGGCCGGGCGCGAATTTAACAGCGAGGAGTTTGCCAAACTCATCTCGGACAAGGCTCAGATTTCGTTTTTTATCGGAGGAGCTTACGGGCTGAGCCAAAATTTTAAACAAAAAGCGGACGTCGTCGTTAGTCTGAGCCGTATGACGATGGCGCACAAAATAGCCAAGCTTATGCTTTACGAGCAGATTTTCAGAGCTCTTTGCATAAACAAGGGCCACCCATATCACAAATAA
- the dksA gene encoding RNA polymerase-binding protein DksA codes for MRKSDLEQFKALLLERKAQIAKNILDSSNEMAGLRQSGVSDDFDIASVNADQLIEQSISAQQRQELAEIEISLRKIADKTYGICEMCEEEIGLARLRVKPHAKYCITCREIVEKTVK; via the coding sequence ATGCGCAAAAGCGACCTGGAGCAGTTTAAGGCACTTTTACTGGAGCGAAAAGCACAGATAGCCAAAAATATTTTAGACTCGTCAAATGAGATGGCGGGACTGCGCCAAAGCGGCGTCAGCGACGATTTTGACATCGCCTCCGTAAATGCCGATCAGCTAATCGAGCAATCAATCAGCGCCCAACAAAGGCAAGAACTGGCCGAGATAGAAATCTCGCTACGAAAAATAGCCGACAAAACCTACGGTATCTGCGAGATGTGCGAGGAGGAGATCGGGCTGGCGCGCCTGCGCGTCAAACCGCACGCAAAATACTGCATAACATGCCGCGAGATAGTGGAAAAAACCGTAAAATAG
- a CDS encoding tRNA dihydrouridine synthase: protein MIDFSKKPLFLAPLAGFSDLPLRSVVKRFGCDVTVSEMISANALVYEGSKTLEMLKKSPLETPYIVQIAGSDADIVKKAVEILNGIEGIDGIDLNCGCPVPKVVKQSAGSALLKDISNLKRIVETIKKTSNKQMTSVKLRLGFDEKIPEILALAAQDAGADYIAFHGRTRAGGYTATVDYAAIGRAKEAVTIPVIANGDISPENAADALNLTNADALMIGRACIGKPWVFHEIKTGESIDAATKKAIILAHFDAMIEHYGEHGAAIFRKHLHRYSKGTPGAGAFRDEINRIAEPDILRQKIQTFF from the coding sequence CTGATAGATTTTTCAAAAAAGCCGCTTTTTCTAGCTCCGCTCGCGGGCTTTTCGGATCTGCCGCTTAGAAGCGTGGTTAAGCGATTTGGCTGCGATGTGACTGTAAGCGAGATGATAAGCGCAAACGCCCTAGTCTATGAGGGCAGCAAAACGCTTGAGATGCTCAAAAAATCGCCGCTTGAAACGCCATATATCGTGCAGATCGCAGGCAGCGACGCGGACATCGTCAAAAAAGCGGTGGAAATTTTAAACGGTATCGAGGGCATCGACGGCATCGATCTAAACTGCGGTTGCCCCGTGCCAAAGGTCGTCAAACAGTCCGCGGGCTCGGCACTGCTAAAAGATATCTCAAATCTAAAACGCATCGTAGAAACCATCAAAAAAACCTCAAATAAGCAAATGACCAGCGTCAAACTGCGCCTGGGCTTCGACGAGAAAATACCCGAAATTTTAGCCCTTGCCGCGCAGGACGCCGGAGCGGACTACATCGCATTTCACGGACGCACGAGAGCCGGCGGTTATACGGCTACGGTAGACTACGCCGCGATCGGCCGAGCTAAAGAAGCAGTAACCATCCCCGTCATCGCAAACGGCGACATCTCGCCCGAAAATGCGGCCGACGCGCTAAATTTGACCAACGCCGACGCGCTAATGATAGGACGCGCCTGCATCGGCAAGCCGTGGGTTTTCCACGAGATAAAGACGGGCGAGAGCATCGACGCGGCGACGAAAAAGGCGATCATCTTGGCGCATTTTGACGCGATGATCGAGCACTACGGCGAGCACGGAGCGGCGATATTTCGCAAGCACCTACACCGCTACTCCAAAGGCACTCCAGGCGCGGGCGCCTTTCGCGACGAGATAAACCGCATCGCCGAGCCAGACATCCTGCGCCAAAAAATCCAAACCTTTTTCTAA
- the recO gene encoding recombination protein RecO, with protein sequence MQGYILHTQKVRDEDLLVYILTPSLLVKSYRFYGARHSNVLQGYKIDFELEGGENFLPHLRSVLHLGYRWLLSRERLLVWQQFMRLLYAHLRDVEQIDEVYFCELELCASRFDRGAPKRLLIESYVRILEAEGRLHDELFCFICDEPVEDRVALARSFLPAHEHCAAQKGFEVEKIKMLFSERSTLLLDDDEIDALYSVLLQGL encoded by the coding sequence ATGCAAGGCTACATCCTGCACACGCAAAAAGTACGCGACGAGGACCTGCTCGTCTACATCCTCACGCCCTCGCTGCTAGTCAAATCCTACCGCTTCTACGGCGCGCGCCACTCAAACGTCCTGCAAGGCTACAAGATCGACTTCGAGCTCGAAGGCGGCGAAAACTTCCTCCCGCACCTGCGCAGCGTCCTGCACCTAGGCTACCGCTGGCTACTCTCGCGCGAGCGACTACTCGTGTGGCAGCAGTTTATGCGCCTACTCTACGCACACCTGCGAGACGTCGAGCAGATAGACGAGGTGTATTTTTGCGAGCTCGAGCTTTGCGCCTCGCGCTTTGACAGAGGCGCCCCCAAACGACTACTCATCGAGAGCTACGTGCGCATTTTAGAGGCCGAAGGCAGGCTGCACGACGAGCTTTTTTGCTTTATCTGCGACGAGCCCGTGGAGGATAGAGTTGCGCTAGCCAGGAGCTTCTTGCCCGCTCACGAGCACTGCGCCGCGCAAAAGGGCTTTGAGGTAGAAAAGATAAAAATGCTCTTTAGCGAGCGCTCTACGCTGCTACTTGATGATGACGAGATAGACGCGCTCTACTCGGTTTTACTTCAGGGGCTTTGA
- a CDS encoding ankyrin repeat domain-containing protein, with product MNRFALVFTALFLVVFINFLYEKLSSPTHFTVTPDTKIDPNSELAKYVTQEEIDDFGFRYWDIDEYEERNATLSALRNLLRLKDTDKILNFMKRNGLSADVKMKANTTPLMYSSFYGDEATAKRLMEMGADAHARDNYKLSPLAYAIENNSTKTAKLLLDSGVRLEEIKAVQFYQNHAIYSLINSIVVDKDDVHINRRYGLKGCSRSLRLRHSQ from the coding sequence TTGAATAGATTCGCGCTCGTCTTCACAGCTCTTTTCCTCGTCGTTTTTATAAATTTCCTCTACGAAAAGCTATCTAGCCCCACTCATTTTACCGTCACTCCGGACACTAAAATAGACCCAAACTCCGAGCTAGCCAAATACGTAACGCAAGAGGAGATAGACGACTTTGGTTTTAGATACTGGGATATAGACGAATACGAGGAGCGCAACGCCACCCTTAGCGCTTTAAGAAATTTGCTGAGGCTAAAAGATACGGATAAGATTTTAAATTTTATGAAAAGAAACGGGCTTAGCGCCGACGTAAAGATGAAGGCAAACACGACCCCGCTGATGTACTCTAGCTTTTATGGCGACGAAGCCACGGCAAAAAGACTCATGGAGATGGGTGCGGACGCTCATGCGCGAGATAACTACAAGCTCTCGCCCCTAGCCTACGCTATCGAAAATAACTCCACAAAGACCGCTAAGCTGCTGCTTGATAGCGGTGTCAGGCTTGAGGAGATCAAAGCGGTGCAGTTTTATCAAAACCATGCGATATACTCTCTGATAAATAGCATAGTCGTAGATAAAGACGACGTGCATATAAATCGCCGATACGGACTCAAAGGATGCAGCAGATCCCTTCGGCTACGCCATAGCCAATAA
- a CDS encoding tRNA 2-thiocytidine(32) synthetase TtcA translates to MIELSKRLLRQVGQTNARYRMVRGGDKILLGLSGGKDSLALAHVLKHMQNVTPEKFEFKAVTLSYGMGEDYAYLTRHCAEHGIEHDVIDSSIFEISKDKIRKNSSFCSFFSRMRRGYLYTYALEHGFNKLAIAHHLDDAVESFFMNFTYNGALRTLAPKYVAANGIEVIRPFIFVRERQLRENAVRNGLTVIGDEACPAMRFDVKMPHARAETKELLANLEKQNPKLFVSLKAAFENIHSDTFFAAQAQNLTDEE, encoded by the coding sequence ATGATAGAGCTTAGCAAGCGGTTGCTGCGCCAGGTCGGACAGACCAATGCCAGATACCGTATGGTGCGCGGCGGGGATAAAATTTTGCTCGGTCTTAGCGGCGGCAAGGACAGCCTCGCGCTCGCGCACGTGCTAAAACACATGCAAAACGTCACGCCTGAAAAATTTGAGTTTAAGGCCGTGACGCTAAGCTACGGCATGGGCGAGGACTACGCCTATCTCACGCGCCACTGTGCCGAGCACGGCATCGAGCACGACGTGATCGACAGCTCGATCTTCGAGATATCCAAGGACAAGATCCGCAAAAACTCCAGCTTTTGCAGCTTTTTCTCGCGTATGAGGCGCGGCTATCTCTACACCTACGCGCTCGAGCACGGCTTTAACAAGCTCGCCATCGCCCACCACCTCGACGACGCGGTCGAGAGTTTTTTTATGAATTTTACTTATAACGGTGCGCTAAGAACGCTTGCTCCAAAATACGTCGCGGCAAATGGGATCGAGGTTATCAGGCCGTTTATATTCGTGCGCGAAAGGCAGCTACGCGAAAACGCCGTGCGAAACGGGCTTACCGTCATCGGCGACGAGGCGTGTCCTGCGATGCGATTTGACGTCAAGATGCCTCACGCTAGAGCCGAAACCAAGGAGCTTTTAGCAAATTTGGAAAAGCAAAATCCAAAGCTTTTCGTCTCGCTAAAGGCCGCTTTTGAAAACATCCACAGCGATACGTTTTTCGCCGCTCAGGCTCAAAATTTGACCGACGAGGAGTGA
- a CDS encoding 5'-methylthioadenosine/adenosylhomocysteine nucleosidase: MIAILGAMREEVAPLLERIKDYKEVKHANNVFYLANFGGKELVIAYSKIGKVNAALTASAMIEKFGADKLLFTGVAGALNPNLKIGDMLYATSLVQHDVDITAFGHPHGYVPETSIFIKSDDALNALASSVAVEKGIELKGGVIATGDQFICDNAKKEWLKTTFKADAAEMEGASVALVCESLGVPFFVLRAISDEAGGSAEFDFDKFLQDSANVSAQFMLAMIERL; this comes from the coding sequence ATGATAGCGATCTTGGGCGCGATGCGCGAGGAGGTCGCTCCTCTGCTCGAGCGCATCAAGGATTACAAAGAGGTTAAGCACGCAAATAACGTATTTTACCTCGCAAATTTCGGCGGCAAAGAGCTCGTGATCGCCTACTCTAAGATCGGCAAGGTAAATGCCGCTCTAACCGCAAGCGCGATGATCGAGAAATTTGGCGCCGACAAGCTACTTTTTACCGGCGTCGCAGGCGCGCTAAATCCAAATTTGAAAATCGGCGATATGCTTTATGCGACTAGCCTCGTGCAGCACGACGTCGATATCACGGCGTTCGGGCACCCTCACGGCTACGTGCCTGAGACCAGCATATTTATCAAAAGCGACGACGCCCTAAACGCGTTAGCTTCTAGCGTCGCGGTCGAAAAAGGCATCGAGCTAAAAGGCGGCGTCATAGCCACGGGCGATCAGTTTATCTGCGATAATGCGAAAAAAGAGTGGCTAAAGACGACCTTCAAAGCCGATGCGGCCGAGATGGAGGGCGCCAGCGTGGCGCTAGTTTGCGAGAGCCTAGGCGTGCCGTTTTTCGTGCTTCGCGCCATCAGCGACGAGGCGGGCGGCAGCGCGGAGTTTGACTTCGATAAATTTTTGCAAGACTCGGCAAACGTCAGCGCGCAGTTTATGCTCGCGATGATCGAGCGGCTATGA
- the fabD gene encoding ACP S-malonyltransferase: MRAAFIFPGQGSQSIGMGKEIYENFSPASELLQNASDSLKIDFANLLFNENNLINRSEFTQPAIVLNSLMCYLALKQSVNLEPSFALGHSLGEFSALAVSGAFDFTDALRIVNLRGKFMQEDCVGKDVTMSVILGLSDETVEQICKNAQTDGHQIYAANYNCDGQIVIAGLKDDIAKFESTFKEAGAKRVLPLNMSVVSHCPLLKSASEKLTAQLEPALAAKFDPVVSNASAKPYGTKDEALNLLKAQLVSPVLYKQSIKSIENEVDIFVEFGGSVLKGINKKVTEKPTFSVTDLSSLEELLKELK; encoded by the coding sequence ATGAGAGCGGCGTTTATATTCCCCGGGCAAGGCTCGCAAAGTATCGGTATGGGCAAGGAAATTTACGAAAATTTCAGCCCCGCATCCGAGCTTTTACAAAATGCGAGCGATAGCTTAAAAATCGACTTTGCAAACCTACTTTTCAACGAAAACAACCTCATAAACAGGAGCGAATTTACCCAGCCTGCGATCGTTTTAAATTCGCTTATGTGCTATCTCGCGCTAAAGCAAAGCGTAAATTTAGAGCCAAGCTTCGCGCTCGGTCACTCTTTGGGCGAGTTTAGCGCGCTTGCGGTTAGCGGCGCGTTTGATTTTACGGATGCGCTTAGGATCGTAAATTTACGCGGTAAATTTATGCAAGAGGACTGCGTGGGTAAAGACGTGACGATGAGCGTTATTTTGGGCCTTAGCGACGAGACGGTCGAACAAATTTGCAAAAACGCTCAGACGGACGGCCATCAAATTTACGCCGCGAACTACAACTGCGACGGTCAGATCGTGATCGCGGGTCTAAAAGATGACATCGCCAAATTTGAGTCAACGTTTAAAGAAGCGGGCGCCAAGCGCGTATTGCCCCTAAACATGTCCGTCGTAAGTCACTGCCCGCTTTTAAAGAGCGCTAGCGAGAAGCTAACGGCGCAGCTAGAGCCTGCCTTGGCTGCTAAATTTGACCCAGTCGTTTCAAATGCGTCGGCGAAGCCTTACGGTACGAAAGACGAAGCGCTAAATTTGCTAAAAGCCCAGCTCGTTAGTCCCGTTTTATACAAGCAAAGCATCAAAAGCATCGAAAACGAGGTCGATATTTTTGTGGAGTTCGGCGGTAGCGTGCTAAAAGGCATCAACAAAAAAGTCACCGAGAAGCCGACCTTTAGCGTCACCGATCTTAGCAGTCTTGAAGAGCTTTTAAAGGAGCTTAAATGA
- a CDS encoding FKBP-type peptidyl-prolyl cis-trans isomerase has protein sequence MKEQVVAMFYELKDAKTGEILESNMQVGQEISFLTGRGHIIEKLEEEVLKLNKGDTKIISISAADACGEYDPNAVQVLPKEQFAGIELKEGMELFGQGEQGENVRVIVKSIGEDNVTVDFNHPYAGKDLEFKVQIFDKRDATEDEIATGMVAGAHTCGCGGHDHDHHHGEGGCCGGHGHHEHKESGCCGRHDHHGNDDGCGCC, from the coding sequence GTGAAAGAACAAGTTGTAGCTATGTTTTATGAGCTAAAAGATGCAAAAACGGGCGAAATTTTGGAGTCGAATATGCAAGTCGGGCAAGAAATTTCCTTTCTAACCGGACGCGGACACATAATCGAAAAACTGGAAGAAGAGGTTTTAAAACTAAACAAAGGCGATACTAAAATCATCTCTATTTCCGCAGCCGATGCCTGCGGCGAATACGACCCTAACGCCGTTCAAGTGCTGCCAAAAGAGCAATTTGCGGGTATCGAGCTAAAGGAGGGTATGGAGCTTTTCGGTCAAGGCGAGCAGGGCGAGAACGTGCGCGTGATAGTAAAATCTATAGGCGAAGACAACGTGACTGTCGATTTTAATCACCCTTATGCAGGCAAAGATTTGGAGTTTAAGGTTCAAATTTTCGACAAACGCGACGCGACAGAGGATGAGATAGCTACGGGTATGGTAGCCGGCGCTCACACATGCGGATGTGGCGGACACGATCACGACCATCATCACGGCGAAGGCGGTTGCTGCGGAGGTCACGGTCATCACGAGCACAAAGAGAGCGGCTGCTGCGGCAGACACGACCATCACGGCAATGACGACGGATGCGGTTGTTGCTAA
- a CDS encoding tetratricopeptide repeat protein — protein sequence MTNLKTIVALFIGATLSYSASNEISVFDAGNLDSSSPYGLTDNEKTFLKNKQNLENLSRNVGDVESSLNSMQERLEGLQSVLDGLNSRISRIEKRLSDLEGNDGNFTAKSDFDELKKYVEESRKIQEANNAKITKALKDMGALIDKSNAAPANTKKTDEDKSAVKTPDTQSQSSKTDFTRRKNQDVASEAKKLFDAGKLDDAKARYEYLLSKDHKPAMANFYLGEIAYKQKAYNNAIKHYQQSIQLYDKADYTPKLLYHTAISFDKIKDTESANKFYKALKLGYPDSKEAKQAPTRN from the coding sequence ATGACGAATTTAAAAACTATCGTGGCTCTTTTTATAGGAGCCACTCTTTCTTATTCCGCTTCCAATGAAATTTCCGTATTTGACGCTGGAAATTTAGACAGTTCTAGTCCCTACGGTTTAACCGATAATGAAAAAACTTTTCTCAAAAACAAGCAAAATTTAGAAAATTTAAGCAGAAATGTGGGCGACGTAGAGTCTTCGCTTAATAGCATGCAAGAGCGACTCGAAGGTTTGCAAAGTGTGTTAGACGGACTAAATTCGAGGATATCTAGGATAGAAAAAAGACTAAGTGATCTTGAAGGAAACGATGGAAATTTTACCGCAAAGTCAGACTTTGACGAGCTTAAAAAATACGTAGAGGAAAGTAGAAAAATACAAGAGGCCAACAATGCAAAAATCACAAAAGCTCTTAAGGATATGGGCGCTTTGATAGATAAAAGCAATGCTGCGCCTGCAAATACGAAAAAAACAGACGAAGATAAGTCTGCCGTTAAAACCCCCGATACCCAGTCGCAGAGCTCAAAGACGGATTTTACTAGGCGAAAGAATCAAGACGTAGCGAGCGAGGCAAAAAAACTGTTTGACGCAGGCAAGCTTGACGACGCAAAGGCCAGATACGAGTATCTTTTGAGCAAAGATCACAAACCTGCGATGGCAAATTTTTATCTCGGCGAGATAGCATATAAGCAAAAAGCTTATAACAACGCCATAAAACATTACCAGCAAAGTATTCAGCTCTACGACAAGGCCGACTATACGCCAAAGCTTCTTTATCACACCGCTATCAGCTTTGATAAGATAAAAGACACCGAAAGTGCGAATAAATTTTACAAAGCTCTAAAACTAGGCTATCCCGATAGCAAAGAAGCAAAACAAGCCCCTACTCGAAACTAA
- a CDS encoding OmpA family protein: MKKVVLASAAIAALLLSGCSSKTPEVDMSADANQNMGNMGSSDNMMSDSERLQQLISSIEGQVQTVYFDFDKFNIKGDMQPVINTNAGLFNQSEAQALSVKIEGNCDEWGTDEYNYALGLKRAKAAKDALVKQGVAADRIMVVSYGESNPVCTDKTKACDAQNRRAEFKVLP; encoded by the coding sequence ATGAAAAAAGTAGTTTTAGCCTCTGCTGCTATTGCGGCTTTGTTGTTGAGCGGTTGTAGCTCTAAGACCCCTGAAGTTGATATGAGCGCCGATGCGAATCAAAATATGGGAAATATGGGTTCAAGCGATAATATGATGAGCGATAGCGAAAGATTGCAGCAATTAATTTCAAGCATTGAGGGTCAAGTTCAAACAGTATATTTTGATTTTGACAAATTTAACATCAAAGGCGATATGCAACCCGTTATCAATACAAATGCAGGCCTATTTAATCAATCAGAGGCTCAAGCTCTTTCTGTAAAAATAGAGGGTAACTGCGACGAGTGGGGCACTGACGAGTATAACTATGCGCTTGGTTTAAAAAGAGCAAAAGCCGCTAAAGACGCTCTCGTAAAACAAGGCGTTGCCGCAGATAGAATCATGGTCGTAAGCTACGGCGAAAGCAACCCTGTTTGCACCGACAAAACAAAAGCTTGCGACGCTCAAAACAGACGCGCCGAATTTAAAGTTCTTCCATAA